In Quercus robur chromosome 11, dhQueRobu3.1, whole genome shotgun sequence, the following proteins share a genomic window:
- the LOC126704639 gene encoding putative disease resistance protein RGA3: MADLLLSALVSTVVGNLNTSALQEFGVAWGLGAELDNLKSTMSAIQAVLEDAEEKQWNSKAITYWLRKLKDVAYDADDVLDEFATEALVRKVEREKGATGQVSRFFSLPNRLIFRMKMTHKLKNVRDRLDAISRERSDFQLKEGLINTEVVGVQRRQTCSLVNESGIYGRDEEKEKIIEVLLTNVSDDQDNLAIYAVWGMGGLGKTTLAQLIYNDVRVEKHFELRIWVCVSDDFQIIRLVRAIIESIDGSGCDLLELDPLQQRLQEKLRGRRFLLVLDDVWNENHEEWDRLKHMLTCGAKGSMLIVTTRIETIARMMATVLPIHHMGFLSDDDSWSLFKGRAFGMRRIEEKSELEAIGKEIVKKCGGVPLAIKALGSLMSLKSRKSDWESLKKSQIWDLPTGKDSILLALKLSYHHLPPHLRQCFAYCCVFPKDHKLEMDKLIQLWMANGFIPFKEPLELYDFGVDIFNELVWRSFFQDVKEEYPGHITCKMHDLMHDLALSIMRHECIAVESSKVVKVEGRIFHMFFDMISSSNISFNEDLLKVRSLRSCLGRFDHKASWPFFLKQKYLRVLDFKSVVQEIPRSINNLRHLRYLDMSRSNIKVLPKSTTCLLNLQTLKLDSCDNLCELPKGMKHMKSLMYLGITGCKSLTRMPEGMGQLTCLQSLSFFIAGKKNGYQVSELKGLNLRNNLTIKELDNVRNSVEAKNANLIGKQNLHSLSLVWQSDNKSHVPDHVEDVLDGLQPHSNLKNLSIYNYHGSKIPTWIRDSVLRDLVEISLIRWERCEHLPLLGKLPFLKVLKITGWHAVKYIGNEFHGDSAISFPSLKEFRLHKMRDLEEWRTMNGRESFPCLSTLRITECPKLVEIPIIPSITDLTMRSNNAILIRSVMNLTSLSSLVIDGLLQNHKMLKKLEIFRMPNLKSLTNQLDNLSALNEFRLEYCDKIESLPEGLQNLHSLRKLDIEECNNLLSLPMNGLQGLSSLWSLSIRRCNKFCSLSEGIQYLIALEILNIIGCPKLISLPEGIQHLTALRYLGVGYCEDLSSLPKQIGCLTSLSYLGISDCPNLMSIPDELQNLTALKTLRIEGCPHLEKRCKKDSGEDWHKISHIPDLRIIPHSEIPSSTGWGSLRKLKCC, translated from the coding sequence ATGGCGGACTTACTTCTTTCTGCCTTGGTGAGCACTGTGGTGGGGAACTTGAATACTTCGGCACTTCAAGAATTTGGAGTTGCCTGGGGCTTGGGAGCTGAGCTTGACAATCTTAAGAGCACGATGTCTGCCATCCAAGCCGTTCTCGAAGATGCAGAGGAGAAGCAGTGGAACAGTAAAGCTATCACATATTGGCTGAGAAAGCTCAAAGATGTAGCTTATGATGCGGATGATGTTCTGGACGAGTTTGCAACTGAAGCTCTAGTGCGAAaggtggagagagagaaaggtgcGACAGGCCAAGTAAGTAGATTCTTTTCTCTTCCAAACAGACTTATATTTCGCATGAAAATGACACATAAATTGAAGAATGTGAGGGATAGACTGGATGCCATTTCTAGGGAGAGATCTGACTTCCAATTGAAAGAGGGACTTATAAACACGGAAGTTGTTGGTGTACAAAGAAGACAAACTTGCTCACTTGTGAATGAAAGTGGGATTTATGGAAGAgatgaggaaaaagaaaagatcatTGAAGTGTTACTCACTAATGTGTCTGATGATCAAGATAATCTGGCCATTTATGCTGTATGGGGTATGGGGGGCTTGGGTAAAACAACACTTGCACAGTTAATCTACAATGATGTAAGGGTGGAGAAGCATTTTGAATTGAGAATTTGGGTATGTGTATCAGATGATTTCCAGATAATAAGGCTGGTGAGGGCAATCATAGAATCCATTGATGGTAGTGGATGTGATCTATTAGAGTTAGATCCCCTGCAGCAACGCTTGCAAGAAAAATTGCGTGGGAGGAGATTTTTACTTGTATTGGACGATGTCTGGAACGAGAACCATGAGGAATGGGACCGCCTAAAACATATGTTGACATGTGGAGCGAAAGGTAGTATGCTTATAGTTACAACTCGGATTGAAACAATTGCGCGAATGATGGCTACAGTACTTCCTATACACCACATGGGATTCTTGTCAGATGATGATTCTTGGTCCTTATTTAAAGGACGTGCATTTGGGATGAGAAGGATAgaagagaaatcagaattgGAAGCAATTGGTAAGGAAATAGTGAAGAAGTGTGGAGGCGTGCCTCTAGCTATAAAGGCTCTTGGAAGCCTCATGTCCTTAAAAAGTAGGAAGAGTGACTGGGAATCATTGAAAAAAAGTCAGATTTGGGATTTACCAACAGGTAAGGATTCTATCTTGTTGGCCCTCAAGTTGAGTTATCACCATCTACCCCCACATCTAAGGCAATGTTTTGCTTATTGCTGTGTATTTCCCAAAGATCATAAGCTTGAGATGGATAAGTTGATACAACTATGGATGGCTAATGGTTTTATTCCCTTCAAAGAACCATTGGAGTTGTATGATTTTGGTGTTGATATCTTCAATGAATTAGTATGGAGATCTTTCTTTCAAGATGTCAAGGAGGAGTATCCCGGCCATATAACGTGTAAAATGCATGACCTTATGCATGACCTTGCTCTATCTATTATGAGGCATGAATGCATCGCAGTGGAATCCAGTAAAGTTGTGAAGGTTGAAGGCAGGatttttcatatgttttttGACATGATCTCATCATCAAATATTTCTTTCAATGAGGACCTACTTAAAGTTCGATCTCTACGCTCATGCCTTGGTAGATTTGATCATAAAGCTTCTTGGCCATTCttcttaaaacaaaagtatCTTCGGGTATTGGATTTTAAATCTGTGGTTCAGGAAATACCGAGATCAATCAACAATTTAAGACATTTAAGGTATCTTGACATGTCTAGGTCTAATATCAAAGTTTTACCTAAATCAACAACCTGCCTCTTGAACCTACAAACTCTGAAACTAGACAGCTGTGATAATCTTTGTGAGTTACCCAAAGGTATGAAGCACATGAAAAGCCTTATGTATCTTGGCATCACTGGTTGTAAATCTCTTACTCGTATGCCTGAAGGAATGGGACAATTAACTTGCCTCCAATCATTGAGCTTCTTCATTGCTGGCAAGAAAAATGGCTATCAAGTAAGTGAGTTGAAAGGGCTAAACCTTCGAAACAATTTGACAATAAAGGAACTTGATAATGTCAGAAATTCAGTAGAGGCCAAAAATGCAAATTTGATTGGAAAACAAAATCTTCATTCGCTAAGTTTGGTTTGGCAGAGTGACAATAAAAGCCACGTACCGGACCATGTTGAAGATGTTCTTGATGGTCTCCAACCTCATTCAAATCTGAAAAACCTGTCCATATACAACTATCATGGTTCAAAAATTCCAACATGGATTCGGGATTCAGTTCTTCGTGATTTGGTCGAAATTTCGCTAATTCGTTGGGAAAGATGTGAACATTTGCCACTTCTTGGCAAACTACCATTCCTCAAGGTTCTTAAAATAACTGGCTGGCATGCTGTGAAATATATTGGCAATGAGTTCCATGGAGACAGTGCAATTTCGTTCCCCTCATTGAAGGAATTTAGGCTCCATAAGATGCGTGATTTGGAGGAATGGAGAACAATGAATGGAAGAGAAAGTTTTCCCTGCCTAAGCACATTAAGAATCACTGAGTGCCCAAAGTTAGTTGAAATTCCTATTATTCCTTCCATTACAGATTTGACTATGAGAAGCAACAATGCAATATTAATTAGGTCAGTGATGAATCTCACTTCACTTTCTTCCCTTGTGATTGATGGACTGTTGCAAAATCATAAGATGCTTAAAAAGTTGGAGATTTTCAGAATGCCCAATCTCAAGTCACTGACTAATCAGTTGGATAATCTTTCTGCGTTGAATGAATTTCGTCTTGAATATTGTGACAAGATTGAAAGTCTTCCAGAAGGACTCCAGAACTTACATTCATTACGGAAACTGGACATAGAGGAGTGTAATAATCTTTTGTCCTTACCAATGAATGGTTTGCAGGGCTTATCTTCACTATGGAGTTTATCCATTCGGAGGTGCAACAAATTCTGCTCTTTGTCTGAGGGAATTCAATATTTAATTGCACTTGAGATTTTAAATATCATCGGGTGTCCGAAGTTAATTTCATTGCCAGAGGGTATTCAACATCTAACTGCTCTCCGTTATCTGGGCGTCGGTTACTGTGAAGACTTATCTTCTCTGCCTAAGCAGATTGGATGCCTCACATCGCTTTCATATTTGGGAATTTCGGACTGCCCTAATCTAATGTCTATACCAGACGAGCTACAGAATCTTACGGCACTCAAAACATTGAGAATTGAAGGATGTCCACATCTGGAGAAGCGGTGCAA
- the LOC126704640 gene encoding probable aquaporin NIP-type has product MKTLIALTPSLTTSTSGITRGFWSRLSNCLTKLSVSILLDYLQLIAEVIGTYFVIFAGCGSVVVNKINGSVTFPGICVTWGLIVMVMIYSVGHISGAHFNPAATITFAIFRRFPYKQVPLYIVAQLMGSILASGTLALVFDVTPNAYFGTVPVGSNCQSLVLEIVISFLLLFVISGVGTDDRATGELGGIVTGMTILLNVLVAGPISGASMNPARSIGPAVVKHVYRGLWVYVVGPIIGAIAGAFAYNLIRFTEMPLKDLVRSGSFLRGTSAK; this is encoded by the exons ATGAAAACTTTGATAGCTTTAACCCCTTCCTTGACAACCTCCACTAGTGGGATTACAAGAGGATTTTGGTCCAG GCTCTCTAATTGTCTAACGAAACTGAGTGTCTCCATATTGCTGGATTATTTGCAGTTGATTGCAGAAGTCATTGGTACGTATTTTGTGATATTTGCTGGTTGTGGATCAGTTGTTGTGAATAAGATCAATGGGTCAGTCACATTTCCAGGCATATGTGTAACGTGGGGTTTGATTGTCATGGTCATGATTTATTCTGTTGGGCATATCTCTGGGGCTCACTTTAATCCGGCAGCCACTATCACTTTCGCCATCTTTCGCCGATTCCCTTACAAGCAG GTTCCTCTATACATTGTAGCTCAACTGATGGGATCAATTCTTGCTAGTGGCACTTTGGCTCTAGTGTTTGATGTAACCCCTAATGCTTACTTTGGAACTGTACCGGTTGGATCGAACTGTCAATCCTTAGTTCTGGAAATTGTGATATCCTTCCTCTTGTTGTTTGTCATCTCTGGTGTTGGCACAGACGACAGAGCA ACAGGTGAACTAGGAGGGATTGTCACTGGAATGACTATACTATTGAATGTTTTAGTTGCGGG GCCAATTTCAGGAGCTTCAATGAATCCAGCAAGGAGCATTGGGCCTGCTGTTGTAAAACATGTCTATAGAGGATTATGGGTCTATGTAGTTGGGCCAATTATTGGAGCAATTGCTGGAGCATTTGCTTATAATCTAATAAGATTCACAGAAATGCCTCTTAAGGACTTAGTTCGGAGTGGGTCATTCCTCAGAGGTACTTCAGCTAAATAA